CCTCCACCGTCAGACTCCAAATGGCAAAGGGTCCGCAATTGCGCGATGGCAGGGTCCAGAAGTTCCGCTCCCTCCCGTGACCTCAGGTCCGTTCGGACGAGGACCACCTCCCGGAAAGcagacagacatttttcaatCTCCTGACGAAGATGGTTGCGAGCAGCTTCCCCCGTACCCAGATCAGTGAAGACCTTTTGGAAGCTAATTCGAGCACAAGCTGGGTGTGCCTCGAAGGCTTGGCCCAGATCCACACAGGCCTCGGCGACCCGCCCACCCGCCATGAGGTACGTGGCCGCTCGGCCGGTGAAGATCCTCGCTCGCCTCTCAGGTGCGTCTTTGACCATCTGCAAGATAGCAGAATACACATCTGCACTGTCGCCAAAATGGCcagtgaaaaacaaaagtgccgCTTGTAGCTCCAGCACTTGTCCATCACCTGGTGAGAGCTCCAACAAGAACTCCAGCAGTGGAGGAGCAGTCTCAATATTCAGCTGTTCTTTCCCCTTTTTGGACACGTCACAGTTGCTGTCCAGCAACAAGGAGGGGTACCAGAGATGCATTTGCTCTGTGAAGGCTTTTACTATTTGGGGTATTTGAGAAGCTTGTCTGCTCTTGACCAGTTTGACAGTTTCACATTTGTTGCTCTTGTATGAGTTGAGGTAAAGTTTTAGAGCCTTTGCCCGGTCGGCCCCCGACATTAAGCAGGCCAAAGCACGAGTTATCTCCAGCGCCACACAACAAATGCCATCTCCTTTGGCCTTTTGTTTCCCCGCAAGCAGAGCAGTACAGCGAGCAAAAATCTCCTGGCTGTCGTGCCCGCCACTGAGAAGGAGGGACTCCATTTTGAAAATGGTGGCCGAGAGATTATTAGGGCAGAGGGTGGACAGGAAGACAGCTGCCAAACCTTTACAGAGTCCGTCAGCAAGCTGGATCTCCTGGTGATTGTCAAGCCAACTTTCTAGAATCGAGATGACTCCTTGGAGGTGGGATATCTCCTTTTTGCGCATGTGGGTCACAGTCATTGCAGCGTGAGTACTGAAGGCAGATATGTAGAGGGACGTGGCCCGCACCAGCTCCCCGGCCTCCAGCCACTTGTCTGCATCCTCACACAGAATTGAAACCTTGATGCCAGGACTCACATGGGCAGCCATGATCACCGATTAGCTCCTTTCACTTAGACATCGGCACAAAAGTCACCTGACAACACAAAACATGCGTTTTAAATGTCATGGATCCCATTTgtagaattttttattttttagaaggATAAATGTGACCCCAAACTGTGGCCTGTACCCCTGACTCTTTGCAGACAGAAACACGCCTTTGTCTTGCAGCTGGAGCTGAATTCATAAGACCAAACTTGGCCTGcatcaaaaatcaaaatgtggaaAGAACGTACTCTATtttcaacataaaaacaaaataaacatgtacAAGGGCTTACACactttttattaaatttaatgTCACGCTTGAATTAACTTTTTCTGTcaccaatattattattaaaaacacgttttacttctgaaatactgtatgtttaatagtttatatatttgtataggTTTAATTAATCTCGCATGTTTCCCGAACAAGGGGAACCAGTCCCCTGTCTAGCTTTCCATTTTGTCTCAATGGCAAGGTTTTGACATTCAGTCAGTCTATGTGTGATTTATGTACTCTTGAGATTGTGGGAATATTTATATCGCCTACCTGCCTTCCTTCCTGGATGCAGCCTGAGCTTTCGTGTCCCAATAACAGACCCACGAGGAAGTGCAGAAACATAGAAATAcatgttttgctttattttctcAACAGCAACAAATACTACTACTCCCACAAAGCCTTGCATATTCAAGGTTTGACGTTGACGTCGTGAATTCATGTGTTGCACCAACCAGGGTGCCCAAGGAAAAAACATCGCGGGCCCACTTGCGGTAATTCAATAGCGCCGCGCTCGGCGTTGCCGGGACAACCCAACATGGACGTTGAGCAACTTAGCTGTCAATGTTAAcatagacaaaaacattttaaatactgtacagtcaaACGCCTCCTGTATTTGTTTTCCGCCTTATTTACTTCGAGACTTACCAATGCGTGATCTGTGATCCTCGTCAACGCGGTCCGGTCGCCATGGTAACCGCGGAGCCTACTTTGCCGGATAAGTCACGATTTTACAGCACTTGTATGGCGCTGTTGGATGAAATTATTCACACTAACAGATATGATACcaattaatacatttaacaGGTAAAATACCAATGAACACATTTAAAGGTCTTTTGCACACAAACAGGAAGACTTAGCTTTGGTACGCTCCAGTTTGattgtttattttgtaaataaagaAGCATTATTTCATTAGTTTTTCTATCTGGTAGTGTATATAAACAATGAGTGGCCAGAACACAGCCTACATTAAGGTTGACATAGAAAAGTTATTTATTTGGCAAAACATATTATTGTTGGAGCATCTTAAATCAACTTGACAGTGGGCTCTGTAAAACGTATTCTTAGCAATAAtttaatgtcaaaatatttataaaaaatatttgtatagcTTAGAATCTCTTTagttaaaatcacattttaatacCATGTTAAGGAGACTGAAATAAAATATACCTCTTGATAATCTTATGATAGTCAAAAATATGACTCAGAAGCACAGATAATAGTTTTGTATTTACAATAACTTTATAACTTACACATAACCAACTGCATAAATAAAATGGCATAGAGTATTCAGTAATAATTAAGGTTAAAATGATCAACCCTGACAAACCGGTGCTGTAAATCTctgaaatgtttaaataaatgtatgattttttaaacaaacaaaagaagctttaaaaaaataaagactgaTACACGACAACAAATTCCACAGGGTCATTAAAGTATTCTGATCTATTTGCCTCAACTTGGCACAACAggaaaaccacaacaaaactgcaaTTCATATGAAAACCACAAAGTATACTCAACTTATTGGAAAGCCCAAGCAACTTCTCAAAAGTAGTTGTACAGACGAACAACCACCTCAAAATGAGACATGCAGACACCACAAAAGGAAACCATCAGGTTCAACTGCACAGGTGGGGCGAAATAAACAAAGTCCCTCGTGTGCCTTCACAGGACTTGTTTGCGACAACCGAAATACGCTTAATTCTGTGGGGATTTCAATTGCTTGTTCTTCGAGGTACCAAAAACCTCAGGCTGAACTTCTTTGAACTCATGCACGAATCTCATTTCTAAAGAGATGAAAAACGTGTTTGGTCTGTGAATGTAACATCATACTTGTATGTTGTCAGACGTGGCAAACGTTCTCAAACTTGATACTTCAGTAGAAATAGAtgcttccattaaaaaaaaaagagtaaaagtAGAAGTATTGACTCAACTTCTgcagttaatgaaaaaaagtacaaactctGACATGTACAAAAGTATTTTCtcgactgcttatcctcactaaggtcacgagcgtgctggagccaatccggcggcgtacgccctgaactggttgccagccagctGATAAATCACAAAAACGTTCACCATGAATCATTTGcaaaaatctatccatccatccatttcctgaaaCGCTTATTCTCACGGGGGTTTTGCAGAGCACAtggtcgcactcacattcacacctaggggcaatatagagtcaccaatcaatgcttgttttttggacgtgggaggaaatcggagtgcccggagaaaacccacacaggcactgcgagaccatgcaaactccacacaggcagggtcaggatttgaaaccccattctcagaactgtgagtccaacgctctacagctgcatcaccCTACCACCCATTTGCAAACaacggaaaaaaagaaaaatcgctCATAAAAAAGGACATAGATGGGGAAATATCTAGCTTTTGTCCAAATCCGTTGCTATCATGATTAAAACTCCCTGTTTCACGTTCCTTCatgctcctcaactcacttccaATGACTTCCCCTGCACCAAAGAAATACTGTTACTCAACAAGGAGGTTTGGTTCCTCCAAAAATTCTGCAAATACGCAAGGATATAACTGGAGATATGCAGGGGTCAATGGTACCCCTGCAAGCCCTCTTCGCTTAGATCGACATGCCATGGCTGGCACTTCCAAACTTGTTTTGCAGTTGTACTCTGAAACAAGAGTTGTCAGTAAAAGTTCATGTAAATACTGAAGAACACTGGAAATTGAAAGAAAAGGACAATGGATCTTGATCCGTtgtgtaataaataaaattaacgtGTGATATTGCCATTTGAGTTCCCTGTTAGTCATTGCTAATATTCAAGTCTTGAGCAAATACAATCTTTTCTTGACCGGAAATCTCAGCAGGCTGTGAATTCATCCTTTGTCTGATCGTGCCTCTGAAGTCTCTCAAGGCTTTCCTGCAGCATCTGAGCACAGCCGGACAAATTCATGGAATGCAAGGCAGAAAAGATGTGTTCCAGGCTGGCAGAGGAGCGCTGGCTCCACAGCCGGAGCATCTGGTACTGCTTCTCCAGGAGGCCCAAGCCGGCATCAAACTCCACACGTTCCACCTGCTGGTCTGCCACCGACAGCATCCTCAAGAACTCCTTCCACCGGCGCAGAGGGACCTCATTAATGATAACGTAGAGGACGTTGGGCGGCCAGCGCCCGCTTGGCTCCTCCACTCTGTCATCTGGGGAGAAAGCAAGCAATGGTAAACCGACAAAatgtttgtggggaaaaaaaaacaaaaacacaattcaaACAATAATCACAGTcaatgtgaaatatttgttgtgtgagtttttgtgatttggatacaaaaaacaGTGGCGACACAGTTTGAAGCACCTGTCTGCAAATCAAAATAAAGGACTGTtggatttctggatttcaaTTTCTTGCACGCGATGGttctcctgatttttttaaaggaatctATAGTTTATCAAATTTCTGTACACAGGAGAGTAAGAATAGAATTTCTGATCAACTATTCACAATAAAACTACATAAACTGCTTTAAATTCACAATcaaaactacagtatgtacagtgcGACACGGTGGAAACTGTCAACAGTAATATTGAGGAGAGGAACATTTTTGCTTAcaattcaggggtgtcaaacttatttttgtcacggggcCACATTGGGGTTCCCGTTTcactcagagggctgttatgattgtgaaaccataaaaacctttaatcgcttcatcatatttacacattaaattcatGAACTtggtttggaatcagaaatcaagggtaatgggtttttcgacCATTGTTgcagcagacattttttttttacttgagcaCTAGAAGATGTAGTATGTGCCCTTTAAATCGAATCACGAATAGCAGTCCAAACATATCATGATATAACGCCCATCTCTTACCTTTGTGTGGGGAGCATGTGTGGGAAGCATCGTTGTGGTCAAGATGTGCTGGTGTTGGAGAACTCTGACAGGCTGCCGTCATGAGGGTTTCCTCAAACACGTCAAATGTCTTATTAAagagtgagaaaaaaattaatcgcCATAACAATCTGTTTTCCACATCTCATATCGTGATGGTTTACATTCACATCATTGAGGTTACCGATAAAAGCATCGTAACGTATACAGCAGTGATGGGGTAAAAtttcaaactaaataaaaaggAATATTACGGAGGAAGCAGACTAGGAGGATCTTTAATACTGTGCAGGGAAGTCCTTTACAAGAATGCTGTAAGACATTCAGTTCATCTGAGGGACTCTTTATTTGCATCGATGCTGCTGTTTTGTCAGCTGCAGACTTCAGATGGAATCAACAACAAATTCCATTTATCATCTATGTGTGAACAAAATTGTCTATGACTgaaaatttttttgttgaacgGCGGGAAAAAATACTCAGAAAAAcggacaaaataataaaaaaaacccaacaaaacccTTAAAAAAAGACTCAGAAAAACTGTTTAGTTTTCTTGTTTTCACCAACTGAATCCGTAATGATGCTGCAAAGGTGTCATGGCGTAAAGGGGCAGTCGTAGTAGGCACAAGAGAAGCGACTGCTCTGATGTCTTCACTGTTTTGTTCGCTAGTACTCTGCACTTTTGGTATAGTGATATGCTCTACTGTAaaatcagtgttaaaaaaaaaaagatttttatttccCACAATGTAAAACACTTCATAACATGTCCGTGACGTGCTTTGgtcaaaataccccaaggaCAGAGAATGACATATGTACTGTGACAGCCTATTTCTGGCAATGTTAAAACTGGCTCGTTTGTGGGGCAGACCTGTCGGGCAGTGAGCCGgccctcatccatccatccatccatccatccatccatccatccatccatccatccatccatccatccatccatccacacaccgacacacacacaaatgggcCAATGATCAGCTTGGATTACAATATAACGAGAACCAGTGTGTAGGATCGCATCTCGTCTTCCTCAAAATTCTGTTGGATAGCTTGCTGTTATAGTGAAAACAGATCCCagaatgtgggggggaaaaagtaagCGGCccagacaaaacatttttaagacacATGGACTCATCATCAAAGACATATAAAGTCAACACCCATgtctagaatttctacagaacataAGATGCATGCAAGTGAGAACGTACCACCGTGGCTGGGCTGCTGTCTGGACGGCTGTGAGCTTCTGCAGAGAACAAAATAGATATTATCTGGAAGcctcctgagaaaaaaaaaaaatctacagtgcAAGCAGCAAGTGAATtccatttcattcttttttttttcttgccttgcTCATTATTTGTTTACACAACAAGCAGCTTCAGTTCATCCTCTCAAATAAAAATCTATTCaataataatatactgtacactctGTCATCGTTTCCTTTGGGGTCCAGTTACTGCTAATGCTCAGGTGTTTGCGAGAGCCCTGACCTCAACCTTAGCCATGACACTGTAGCTGACACGTGGGGGACCAATGAGTGTTCACTTCCTGGAGATGCAGTGACCACGTGGCCTGTTGCTATTATCTACGAGTGTGTCCCTTTCAACATAATCTCGCTCGAGTCTTAACGCACTTTCCTGGCCTTCCTTGCTACGCCATCATGTCATGGGCTTGAGTAGGATCCTTCCGAGATACATCACAATGCCGTTGTCTCATTTGTCTAGGCTGGGTGGTTGCTCCAGCACGGCAAAGTTTTCCTCAGCCGGGAACTGTTGGATGCTCCGAGCATTGTGAGCAGCTGCTGTCATTGTGTCTATTTGTCGATGTGCTGAGTGATGATCTGGGTCAAATTGAAGGGGAAAACTCCTAGTTTGGGTTTGAATATACAGTGGAGGAATTAATCATTTGATCCCTCATGAGTTTTGTAAGTTTACCCACTGACAAAGACATGGTCTATAATTTTAATGGTTGCTGTATTGGTTGGGCGGCATGGGggctcagctgctaaagcgttggcctcacagttctgaggtcccgggttcgatctcggacccgcctgtgtggagtttgcatgttctccccgtgcctgcgtgggtttcctctgggcactccttcctcccacatcccaaaaaaaatgcaacattaattggacactctaaattgccccgaggtgtgattgtgagtgtggctgtttgtctccatgtggcctgcgattagctggcaaccagttcagggtgtaccctgcctcctgcctgttgacagctgggatgggctccagcactcctcgcgacccttgtgaggataagtggttaagaaaatggatgaatggatgaatgtattggTAGGtgtattttaaaaggaagaggCAGAATATCAtaaggaaaatacaaaaaaaaaaaaaaatcacatcaaacagaagatttttttaacggccgcagggggccactcgagcggaaaaggtaagaatgagaccggtggaatatatgtgccgaagaattGATTtttaccgcccctgttagcactCCGCTAGCGatatgctagcatgttgctgctgtgttactggcatgtctcagtgatatttatcggtaagttttattttaaccggccctgttagcgtgctagcgttaaactctttctgtgtgccgtctttctttgtaaatatcttgtgtttcaatgtgggcactattgacttttacacagttgcggcgtatatatgtaccaaatggtatttcctttacaaatgtactcggtgaggctggtaaccaggtgcgctctgtaggccgggaattacggtaattgaggGGAAATACTAGAAAACTTTGAACGCTGATCAAAACATTCCTTGCTACTTGGTGGAGATTGAGTATTGTTGGCCAATACAGAGGGTCAGTTGCTTCTTGTAGTTGAGCACCAGGAATTATGGTTGTCTTCAAACCCATAAGATTTTGAGGGTGTGCCTGAGCAACTCCAAGCTTCACATCCCTCCACAGATTTTCTATGGGATTTCCATccggagattggctaggccacttTTCGACCTTAACTTACTTTTGCCACTCTTTTATTTCCTTGCTTGTGTGCTTTGGGGCATCGTCTTGGTGGGAGCCCCATCCACAACCCAATTTAACTTTTCCagctgagagaaagaggttgtcaCCCAGGATTTCACAGTAAGTGCCTCCATCCATCATGGAGTGAAGTTGACTTGTGCCCTTTGTTGATAAACACCGCCCAAAGCACAATGCTTCCCCCTCCAAGCCTGACAAGTGGGGATGGCATTCTTATCTTGTTCTTGTCTGAATTcctcttcttccaaacacagaGTCAAACTGATTTTAAACAGTTCAATTTTTCTCTTACAGTATCTGACCACATCTCCTCTCAATCATTCTCTGAATCTGCAGGATTTTATCCATTATGGtgaaaagatgattctgatttatACAGGGAACAAGTTGAGATAGGTGTCTTTCATACAGCTAACGATTCAGTAGGAGCCAGAATTCTTTATTGCTGGTCGGGGATGAAATGGTAATTACACTCAATGAAatgcaaatacatatttttgaaaatgtgttttttctggattttttggggggagattaTGTCCGCCACCATTAACATAAACCTACCATTAAAATTATAGACCATTCATGTCTTTGTCAGGGAGTGAACCTACAAAAACAATGAGGGATCATATACAGTAATCATTTCCCTCATTGTATTTTGTGACACACTTTGAATACAGTGCAGGGTGTCCAAACGTTTTTCTCCAAGGGCAAAatacggaaaaaaaattaaggctAGAAGGGCTACTTTACATCTGTTACCTATAATTTATTAAACATGTTAAAAATCAATCCATCATGATAAGGTATgctaatgattttttaaaaacatttttatgtcctattattattattattactactacagtctatttattttgaaaagtatttACATTAGAGCTCTCTCTTAAAGGTGATGAAACAATTACTTCAGGTTCACCCGTGTACTGAGCCACAGCGGAATCGCATCGTCACATTCAGAACCCAAACAAGAGCTATATGTAAGTTGACAatcttgggacttttttttaaccacattgGGATCATTACTGTGAAGTTTCATAAAGCTGCCCATGAAGAAAAtaatcgcatggcacatcaTAGAAGCCCGCTGGGTTGTCActtggatttgtttgtttttctgtatctcctttttgtaacgcTACCAAATGTGCAAGGGTCGTGATTGGGCTTGAGTACAAATCTACTTCCTTAGAGTACCATTGTAAACTTCAGCAGGGCTCTCATCGCTCATGTTGATTCTCCAGGTGGGAAAAGACCACAAGTAGAAGGCAAAGCAGATGCAGAACACCAGAAGCGAAAATAGAATCAGAGCCAGGAAGATGAACATCCATTGGCCACAACCTGCTGCTGTAAACACAACAAGCCACTTAATAGTGTCACTGAACAATTTGAATGTTATTCGTGGAACATAAGGTAGCACATTTCATGATAACGTGCATGTTCCAGTTAGTCTTATAATGTAAGTGTCTTTGTGCAACATACCGTGAAGCTGATTTGGATTTAGTGATGATGTGTTCTGTTTTGCACTGGAATGTCTTGTCGTTGTTAAAGTGGCTACGAAGACAGCTGCAGTTGTAGCTGTACATTTTCTCTTGCATTCTGCATTTTTCAAGCACTGTTCCCTGAAAAAAAGAACGGCATCAACACAAGTAGAAGGCGCACATAATCCGCCACATAATTTCAATATAATCAACGGTTATtcaatatacagtggtaccctGACCTAGAAGTATAATTTCTTCCTTGATCAAGCTTGTAACTAAATTATCAAATCCCTTTCCTGAAATGAATCTGttccaccccccaaaaacatcACAATTCTTTGTTATggtttttaataaagaaaaaaaaacactctgaTGTAAAATACAGatagaaaaacaatacattatGAGCCCatcatttttgtatgttttttgactacatgaaatatgtttgaaggtaagtgtaGAAAACTGAGAACAATTGAGTACTGAATTGATTAGATATTGctgaaaaaacacttttctacCATTTTAGCTGACAATATTTGGTTGGTTGTGGGAAAAAACAAGCATTGTGAACAAATTGCCACTTCCTGCCCATTCATAAGAACTTGACCTAGTTCTACTACTCActcaaaaaaaatacagtaccttgtgaaagtattcggcccccttcaacttttctccacatttcaggcttcaaacacaaagatgtaaaattttcatttttttgtcaagaatcaacaacaagtgggacacaatcgtgaagggtaacaaaatgtattggctattttaaactcagtgcagcaaactcactccagaagttcagtgaggatccaATGtttactgatgatgataaatttAATCGACCTGTGAGTAATcgagtctccgtataaatgcacctgctctgtgatggtTTCAGAGTTCTGTTTAaggtgcagagagcatcatgaagaccaaggaagacaccaggcaggtccgagatacgtccctctaaactttgaccttgaacaaggagaagactgatcggAGATACAGCCAAGAGGCTCATCATCACTctgaatgaactgcagagatctacagctgaggtgggagagtctgtccataggataacagtcgtacactgcacaaatctggcctttatggaagagtggcaagaagaaagccatttctcaaagatatccataaaaagtctcgctTAAGTTtaccacaagccacctgggagacacaccaaacatgtggaagaaggtgctctggtcagatgaaaccaaaattgaactttttggccacaatgcaaaacgatatgtttggcgtaaaaagcaacacagctcctcactctgaacacaccatccccgctgtcaaacatggtggtggcagcctcatggtttgggcctgcttttcttcagcagggagagggaagatggttcaaattgatgggaagatgaatggagccaaatacaggatgattctggaagaaaacctgttggagtctacaaaagacctgagactggcaCGGAGATTTGTCATCCAACAAcacaatgatccaaaatataaagtcaaagtcaaatctacaatggaaagGTTCACAAATCAACGTATCCAGgggttagaatggccaagtcaaagtccagacctgaatccaatcgagaatctttgggcagagctgaaaactgctgttcacaaacgctctccatccaacctcactgagcttgagctgttttgcaaggaagaatgggaaagaatttcagtctctccatgtgcaaaactgatagaaatatagtaccccaagcgacttgcagctgtaattgcagcaaaaggtggcgctaaaagtattaatgcaagggggccgattaatattgcacgcctcacttttcaggtttt
This DNA window, taken from Syngnathoides biaculeatus isolate LvHL_M chromosome 2, ASM1980259v1, whole genome shotgun sequence, encodes the following:
- the si:ch211-112c15.8 gene encoding tumor necrosis factor receptor superfamily member 1A isoform X2, whose amino-acid sequence is MLVRSSNMDLVFLMMVSFSIQGHSTTQLPEPSIHSCNKECPPGYHKGNSDNPFLKNRCKKCGSHTFTAKCNSLEECLRCNVCGLEVQPCSFNSDVVCECKEGFYNARSQESLNCLACRDSEKSGHEQQKCEAWFKEQCLKNAECKRKCTATTAAVFVATLTTTRHSSAKQNTSSLNPNQLHAGCGQWMFIFLALILFSLLVFCICFAFYLWSFPTWRINMSDESPAEVYNEAHSRPDSSPATVTFDVFEETLMTAACQSSPTPAHLDHNDASHTCSPHKDDRVEEPSGRWPPNVLYVIINEVPLRRWKEFLRMLSVADQQVERVEFDAGLGLLEKQYQMLRLWSQRSSASLEHIFSALHSMNLSGCAQMLQESLERLQRHDQTKDEFTAC
- the si:ch211-112c15.8 gene encoding tumor necrosis factor receptor superfamily member 1A isoform X3, which codes for MLVRSSNMDLVFLMMVSFSIQGHSTTQLPEPSIHSCNKECPPGYHKGNSDNPFLKNRCKKCGSHTFTAKCNSLEECLRCNVCGLEVQPCSFNSDVVCECKEGFYNARSQESLNCLACRDSEKSGHEQQKCEAWFKEQCLKNAECKRKCTATTAAVFVATLTTTRHSSAKQNTSSLNPNQLHEAHSRPDSSPATVTFDVFEETLMTAACQSSPTPAHLDHNDASHTCSPHKDDRVEEPSGRWPPNVLYVIINEVPLRRWKEFLRMLSVADQQVERVEFDAGLGLLEKQYQMLRLWSQRSSASLEHIFSALHSMNLSGCAQMLQESLERLQRHDQTKDEFTAC
- the si:ch211-112c15.8 gene encoding tumor necrosis factor receptor superfamily member 1A isoform X1; its protein translation is MLVRSSNMDLVFLMMVSFSIQGHSTTQLPEPSIHSCNKECPPGYHKGNSDNPFLKNRCKKCGSHTFTAKCNSLEECLRCNVCGLEVQPCSFNSDVVCECKEGFYNARSQESLNCLACRDSEKSGHEQQKCEAWFKEQCLKNAECKRKCTATTAAVFVATLTTTRHSSAKQNTSSLNPNQLHAAGCGQWMFIFLALILFSLLVFCICFAFYLWSFPTWRINMSDESPAEVYNEAHSRPDSSPATVTFDVFEETLMTAACQSSPTPAHLDHNDASHTCSPHKDDRVEEPSGRWPPNVLYVIINEVPLRRWKEFLRMLSVADQQVERVEFDAGLGLLEKQYQMLRLWSQRSSASLEHIFSALHSMNLSGCAQMLQESLERLQRHDQTKDEFTAC